The following are from one region of the Lynx canadensis isolate LIC74 chromosome D4, mLynCan4.pri.v2, whole genome shotgun sequence genome:
- the SAXO1 gene encoding stabilizer of axonemal microtubules 1 yields MEGLTTSRRDFGLHKVLPVKIYQPDQFVPSEENMDLLTTYKQDYNPYPVCRMDPIKPRDSKYPCGDKMECLPTYKADYLPWNQPRRELFRPEHHYRPASTRFDSRTTHQDDYSVKGLVSTMSCKPLAMPKLCNIPLEDLTNYKMSYVAHPMEKRFAYEAAKFSPCEMPFESLTTHKESFRGLMGEPAKSLKPPARSCGLETPFSNTTEFRDKYQAWPTPQMFSKAPVTYVPPEEKMDLLTTVQAHYMYPKGAPAQSFRPVISVKKGGRFESSTTTKDDYKQWPGTRMEPAKPIPQLNIPTEPLDCLTTTRAHYVPHPPINTKSCKPPWAGSRGNIPVEGQTTYTMSFTPKDMGRCLASYPEPPGYIFEETDALGHKIYRPVSRTGSQQGSRLSVGDSENPNQRELAVSA; encoded by the exons ATGGAAGGTTTGACCACGTCAAG GAGAGATTTTGGGCTTCACAAAGTGTTACCAGTGAAGATCTACCAGCCCGACCAATTCGTCCCAAGTGAAGAGAACATGGATTTGCTCACAACATATAAACAAGATTACAACCCATACCCTGTCTGTCGAATGGACCCCATCAAGCCTCGGGACAGTAAATATCCATGTGGTGACAAGATGGAGTGTCTGCCTACTTACAAAG ctGATTATTTACCCTGGAACCAACCAAGACGAGAGCTATTTCGTCCGGAACACCATTACCGACCAGCATCAACCAGGTTTGATAGTAGAACTACACACCAGGATGACTATTCTGTAAAGGGCCTAGTGAGCACCATGAGCTGTAAGCCTCTGGCCATGCCCAAGCTCTGTAACATCCCCCTGGAGGATCTGACTAACTACAAGATGAGCTATGTGGCCCACCCGATGGAGAAACGCTTTGCGTATGAGGCAGCGAAGTTCAGTCCCTGTGAAATGCCCTTTGAAAGCCTTACCACCCATAAAGAGTCTTTCCGGGGCCTGATGGGAGAGCCAGCCAAGAGTCTGAAACCTCCAGCCAGGTCCTGTGGTTTAGAAACGCCTTTCTCTAACACCACTGAGTTTAGAGACAAGTACCAAGCTTGGCCAACGCCCCAGATGTTCTCCAAAGCTCCTGTCACTTATGTCCCTCCTGAAGAAAAGATGGACCTTCTGACAACAGTGCAGGCCCATTACATGTACCCTAAGGGTGCCCCAGCTCAGTCCTTCCGGCCAGTGATCTCAGTCAAGAAGGGTGGCCGCTTTGAAAGCTCCACTACCACCAAGGACGACTACAAGCAGTGGCCGGGGACGCGCATGGAGCCAGCCAAACCCATTCCCCAGCTGAACATTCCCACTGAGCCCTTGGACTGTCTGACTACCACGCGGGCTCACTATGTGCCCCACCCACCCATCAATACCAAAAGCTGTAAGCCTCCTTGGGCTGGCTCCCGAGGAAATATCCCTGTGGAGGGCCAGACCACATACACCATGAGCTTTACTCCCAAGGACATGGGCAGGTGCCTGGCTTCATACCCTGAGCCTCCTGGCTACATTTTTGAGGAAACGGATGCTTTGGGGCACAAGATATACAGGCCGGTCTCCCGGACAGGCTCTCAGCAGGGCAGCCGTCTTTCTGTAGGTGATTCGGAAAACCCCAACCAGCGAGAGTTGGCAGTGTcagcctga